Sequence from the uncultured Bacteroides sp. genome:
ATCTTTCAGCCTTACCACTTTCGTACTATTATTGGAAACAGAAGCCCTTAGAAAATCAGAGAGACAAATCAGATACTCTTCTGCCGATACCGGATCAATTTTATATAATGATTTTAATATATTCAATGCATTAAACAGAAAATGGGGATGTATTTGCTGACGAAGTAACTGATTGGCTGCTTCTGCATTAGCTGCTTTCAGCAATGAATTTTCCATATCAGCACGGACTTTAATCTCCTGCAGAATAATGTAGTTATGAAGTATGAGGATTAACGTATTAACAAATACACTGATTATAACCAGGTTAATTAAATCAATAGCATTCAAGGTTTGATGATGAAGATAATTATAGTACCACACAACAAACGGAAAAAGTAAAGCACTAAAAGCGTAACTGGCCAGATAATAATTTCTGCCGGCAGATAAGGAACGCACGTGAGGCTGTTTTCTGAAAATCAGTAGCCAAAGAATATTGGCAAAGGCAATGGGTAGCAAAATAACAAGTGAAAGAGAAGAACCCAGAATAGCATCTTTCAAACCTCGTAACCCCCAAAATGCCATAACAAAAGCAAAAACGAATAAGACTCCGATTGCAATAAGCCAGAAATTCAGAATGCACAACCGTTTGATAGGATACGATGATTTTGTACTCATACATGTTCTATTTATATCATTCAACTAAAAGCTGAATTCAAAGGTAAAAAAAAAAATCATTTTTTCTTTTTTATAAAGACGAAGATTATAAAATTATTGTTTAACCTTTACAGACAAATTATTGTCTACAGAATAAAATTTATCCCTTTTTAATGGATTTTGAGCCATCAAAAAGGGATAATTAAAAGCGAACTTAAAATAATGTTTATTTAAAACAATTCATCCACTTCAATAATTACTTTGATTGTAATAATTGTATGGTATATGTAAACTGAGTATTATCTGACCAAACCTGATATCTATCCAAAGGTCTTGGACCACAACCCGCAGAGCCTACACCCAATGTTTTAGATGAGAGACAGAAAACAGTTGCAGTACTAGCAGGAAGATCTATCTTATATTCAACAGGGAACATCTGTTCATCTGTATGAGGCAAAGCAGAAACCTGCATTAAGTTCTCATCTGAATTTACTACGAAACCAGGCATACTATTTCCGGTAAATTTCACCCATCTTACATCTTCATGGTTTCCACGATCCATAGGCTTTTCATATTCATATTGATCATTTACACCTAACTCATAAAGACCTACATCTGCGCCACTCTTGCGATCTGAATAATTTTCTATCGGACCACGACCAAAATATGCCATACGATCCAACTTCTTATCAAGAAGCATACGTACACCGATATGTGCAAGATTAATTCTCAAACCAATAAAATCGACTTTATTATCAACTTTTACAGAGCCATCGCCTTTAATTGTATATGTAGAAGTATGATATGCACCAAATCCTTCTTTACCATCATACTTTACAGTAGAAGTTACTTTCACAGAGAATTTATCAACAGTTTCTACTTTCAGATTAACCAAAGAACTTTTAAGATCATTCACACCAAATTTTTCCCAATCTCTGTTTGCCCACATATCATCATTACGGTGAGCTGCACGCCATAAGTGAAGTTTTGGTGAACCATCAGAAATCAAAAGATTTACTCTATCTTTCTCAAGCTGGCTCATTAAGCCTGTCTTTTTATCAAAGGTTACAGCAAATCCTGTTCCTGACACTTTTACTAACTGATCATCCTGGCTCACCTTAACTGGAGAAGTTACTTTTGCATCTTCAACAGGAAGAGTACTTACTGGTAACTTAAATTGTTCAGAAGCAACTTCGAATCCTTTATCCGCCCATAATGTTTTATCTTTTTGAGTATAAGATATGCGCAAATAATATTCAGCTCCGGCTTTAGGGCTTTCTATTTTATATGGAACAGAAATCCAACTTTCTCTGAAAGGCCAGATCTGTGGTAATTTCAATACACCCTTATCAATTTCTTTTCCATTTTCAGTCAGCGTCCATGAAGCATCAAAAGCATCCAATGACATAAACTGGAATTTGTTTCTAATTTTAATTGTACCAGATGAAGGCTCAACCAGTTCTGTATCAATCCATTGAAAAGCCTTCTTCATTTCAGGATAATGAGGCTTAATCGTTTTTCTATCCCATGCAACAACACCTTTGTGAATAAAATAATGATCGTTAGGGAATTCGCCAAAACCTCCTCCGTATGCTAAGATAGGATGTTCTGGGTTACGTTTGTTCCACAATGCCTGATCCTGATATTCCCAGATAGCTCCACCAAGTATCTCCGGATTATTATCAAAAACCTTAGAATATTCTTCCAATGATCCCATAGAATTGAACATTGCATGAGCAAATTCACAAATATAGAATGGCTTAGTCAGCTCTTTATTCTGAGCAACCCAAGCAAAATCAGAGGGAGTACCATACATTCTTCCATCAAAATCAGACGGGTTATTTTTACCCATACCGAAACGTTCGTAGTGTACAAAACGAGTAGGATCAATAGACTTAACAGTATTCATTGCTGATACAAAATTCGATCCAACACGTCCGCATTCATTTCCTAATGACCAGATTATTACTGACGGGTGATTTTTAAAGTTTTCTACATTGGCCACATTACGATCTATTATTGCAGCTTTCATAAGTGGTTCTTCATCAAACTTTCCATCGTAACCATGACATTCAGCATTT
This genomic interval carries:
- a CDS encoding histidine kinase, encoding MSTKSSYPIKRLCILNFWLIAIGVLFVFAFVMAFWGLRGLKDAILGSSLSLVILLPIAFANILWLLIFRKQPHVRSLSAGRNYYLASYAFSALLFPFVVWYYNYLHHQTLNAIDLINLVIISVFVNTLILILHNYIILQEIKVRADMENSLLKAANAEAANQLLRQQIHPHFLFNALNILKSLYKIDPVSAEEYLICLSDFLRASVSNNSTKVVRLKDELKLCQDYLRMQKIRFGDALICTISISDEIAENCFVPSFSIQPLLENAIKHNELTEEQPLSIRIEQTDERIKVVNTLKPKITSEAFSGSGLKNLSERYRILSDDELLIETDENTFSVSIKLLDRKVAMSSLQRTN
- a CDS encoding glycoside hydrolase family 2 TIM barrel-domain containing protein, whose amino-acid sequence is MKTKLLTFFIGAVGLLSTVNGQNVTQLVAGKDFPAEIENPECLGINKEPAHATLMPYASLDEALKAKRHESSYCRVLNGMWKFNWVAWPNQRPVDFYKTDYDVSSWKEIPVPSNWQVLGYGTPYYRNLGYTFKIDFPHVMSEPPKNYTAYEERNPVGSYRRDFDVPANWNGRRVFITFDGVDAAFFIWVNGQKVGYSTNSRNAAEFDLTKYVKPGKNMVAVEVYRYCSGSYLEDQDMWRLSGIFRNVTLWSSPQTHVRDFFVQTDLDKEYKNSEVSVSAKIKNYGSQPSLVQKLQASLYNGNEPVDASKAVANIPALKPGQETIVSLKFMVNNPQKWTAETPKLYTTVLTLQDSKGTNEILSSRTGFRKIEIKGRQFLVNGTPIKLKGVNRHEHWSDVGHAITEEQMIRDLEVIKQGNCNHVRTCHYSDDPRWYELCDEWGIWLVAEANAECHGYDGKFDEEPLMKAAIIDRNVANVENFKNHPSVIIWSLGNECGRVGSNFVSAMNTVKSIDPTRFVHYERFGMGKNNPSDFDGRMYGTPSDFAWVAQNKELTKPFYICEFAHAMFNSMGSLEEYSKVFDNNPEILGGAIWEYQDQALWNKRNPEHPILAYGGGFGEFPNDHYFIHKGVVAWDRKTIKPHYPEMKKAFQWIDTELVEPSSGTIKIRNKFQFMSLDAFDASWTLTENGKEIDKGVLKLPQIWPFRESWISVPYKIESPKAGAEYYLRISYTQKDKTLWADKGFEVASEQFKLPVSTLPVEDAKVTSPVKVSQDDQLVKVSGTGFAVTFDKKTGLMSQLEKDRVNLLISDGSPKLHLWRAAHRNDDMWANRDWEKFGVNDLKSSLVNLKVETVDKFSVKVTSTVKYDGKEGFGAYHTSTYTIKGDGSVKVDNKVDFIGLRINLAHIGVRMLLDKKLDRMAYFGRGPIENYSDRKSGADVGLYELGVNDQYEYEKPMDRGNHEDVRWVKFTGNSMPGFVVNSDENLMQVSALPHTDEQMFPVEYKIDLPASTATVFCLSSKTLGVGSAGCGPRPLDRYQVWSDNTQFTYTIQLLQSK